In Myxococcus guangdongensis, one genomic interval encodes:
- a CDS encoding serine/threonine protein kinase has protein sequence MTSRVGKYHRIRLLDDGIVEDHLAQTSGLWGFNKKTLVLQCLRSDMAEAMELPRMFLDTAREAAGLRHPRVARVFDFGEADGTYFLAREHVDGPSLRQVIGRAAARGMPLPATLCARIISQACEGLAYIHDFIDPQTQQPAELLHACVRPHNILLSRQGMTQVVDFGIDSFRARFTPKGMIPILGPHMYMSPEEVRGLPGDRRIDVYSLGVVLYELLTLRKPFAPASDWDLPMTVLSKPMVPAEQHRPDLPVALRDVLTRALAKERDQRYPDCRELQADLEEFIRSEGAPVTPRQVAQLIQHVTSDDPNVVAPDGLETQSRSRSGQG, from the coding sequence GTGACATCTCGCGTCGGCAAATACCATCGCATCCGCCTGCTTGATGACGGCATCGTCGAGGACCATCTGGCCCAGACCTCCGGCCTGTGGGGCTTCAACAAGAAGACGTTGGTGCTCCAGTGCCTCCGGTCGGACATGGCCGAGGCCATGGAGCTCCCGCGGATGTTCCTCGACACGGCGAGGGAGGCCGCCGGGCTCCGGCACCCGCGCGTGGCGCGGGTCTTCGACTTCGGCGAGGCGGACGGCACGTACTTCCTCGCCAGGGAGCACGTCGACGGGCCCAGCCTGCGCCAGGTCATCGGTCGCGCGGCCGCCCGAGGAATGCCCCTCCCAGCGACCCTGTGCGCGCGCATCATCTCGCAAGCCTGCGAGGGGCTCGCCTACATCCACGACTTCATCGACCCCCAGACGCAGCAGCCAGCGGAGCTCCTCCACGCCTGCGTCAGGCCCCACAACATCCTGCTGTCGCGCCAGGGGATGACCCAGGTGGTGGACTTCGGCATCGACTCCTTCCGGGCCCGCTTCACGCCCAAGGGGATGATCCCCATCCTGGGCCCGCACATGTACATGTCTCCCGAAGAGGTCAGGGGGCTGCCGGGAGATCGGCGGATCGATGTCTACTCGCTCGGCGTGGTGCTCTACGAACTGCTGACCCTGCGCAAGCCCTTCGCGCCCGCGTCCGACTGGGATTTGCCGATGACCGTCTTGTCCAAGCCCATGGTGCCCGCGGAGCAGCATCGGCCGGACCTGCCCGTGGCCCTGAGAGACGTCCTCACCCGAGCGCTCGCCAAGGAGCGGGACCAACGCTACCCGGACTGCCGCGAGCTCCAGGCCGACCTCGAGGAGTTCATCCGCTCGGAGGGTGCGCCGGTGACTCCGCGACAGGTGGCCCAGCTCATCCAGCACGTCACGAGCGACGACCCGAACGTTGTCGCTCCAGACGGTCTGGAGACCCAGTCGAGGTCCCGCTCGGGACAAGGCTGA
- a CDS encoding class I SAM-dependent methyltransferase — MTAPTPTPLEQEALWKGPAGHAWVDTREALEQLFKPFESLFIDAVRAAGAHRVLDVGCGTGSTTLAVARHLGSTGQCVGLDVSTPMLAVAREQAEAQHVAARFIEANAETHAFEPASFDLVMSRFGVMFFDDPVRAFTNLRRAATGDAPLCCIAWRSPEENPFMTTAEKAAAPFLTNIPPRVPDAPGQFAFADRNRVQHILEQSGWTDITLRAIDVPCTMPARSLAQYVTRLGPVGRVIQELDEQARARLIDTLLAAFSPFVHGDEVRLTAACWRIEARAPSVNT, encoded by the coding sequence ATGACTGCCCCAACCCCCACCCCTCTCGAGCAGGAGGCGCTCTGGAAGGGCCCCGCGGGACATGCCTGGGTGGACACCCGGGAAGCGCTCGAGCAATTGTTCAAGCCCTTCGAGTCACTGTTCATCGACGCCGTGCGGGCCGCGGGGGCCCACCGGGTGCTCGACGTGGGCTGCGGGACGGGGAGCACGACGCTCGCCGTCGCGCGGCACCTCGGTTCGACGGGACAGTGCGTCGGACTCGACGTCTCCACGCCGATGCTCGCCGTGGCGCGGGAGCAGGCCGAGGCACAGCACGTGGCCGCCCGCTTCATCGAGGCGAACGCGGAGACGCATGCCTTCGAGCCCGCGTCGTTCGACCTGGTGATGTCCCGCTTCGGCGTCATGTTCTTCGACGACCCGGTCCGGGCCTTCACGAACCTCCGACGCGCGGCCACCGGTGACGCGCCTCTGTGTTGCATCGCGTGGAGGAGCCCGGAGGAGAACCCGTTCATGACAACCGCCGAGAAGGCCGCGGCGCCCTTCCTGACGAACATCCCGCCTCGCGTCCCGGACGCACCGGGACAGTTCGCCTTCGCGGACCGCAACCGCGTCCAACACATCCTGGAGCAGAGCGGCTGGACGGACATCACCCTGCGCGCCATCGACGTCCCGTGCACCATGCCCGCGCGGAGCCTGGCGCAGTACGTGACCCGACTCGGTCCCGTGGGCCGGGTGATTCAAGAGCTCGACGAACAGGCACGGGCGCGGCTCATCGACACCCTCCTCGCCGCCTTCAGCCCCTTCGTCCACGGTGACGAAGTGCGACTCACCGCCGCCTGCTGGCGCATCGAGGCCCGCGCTCCGTCCGTCAACACCTAG
- a CDS encoding helix-turn-helix domain-containing protein, which produces MMDLDITEVARRSGVPASTLRFYEEKGLLSSTGRRGLRRLFGPDVLERLALIALGREAGFSLEEMARMFAPDGRLALDRKLLVEKAEELDSSIRRLSAMRDGLRHAASCPAPSHLECPRFRRLLSAAVSSRREEARATSAVGSRRHGGAPGKRVAPRRRPLR; this is translated from the coding sequence ATGATGGACCTGGACATCACGGAGGTGGCGCGGCGCTCGGGCGTACCCGCCTCGACGCTGCGCTTCTACGAGGAGAAGGGGCTGCTCTCCTCGACGGGCAGACGGGGCCTGCGCCGCCTGTTCGGTCCGGACGTGCTGGAGCGGCTCGCGCTCATCGCGCTGGGCCGGGAGGCCGGGTTCTCGCTGGAGGAGATGGCCCGGATGTTCGCGCCGGATGGGCGCCTGGCCCTCGACCGGAAGCTGCTGGTCGAGAAGGCGGAGGAGCTCGACAGCTCCATCCGGCGACTGAGCGCCATGCGCGACGGCTTGAGGCACGCCGCGAGCTGTCCCGCGCCGAGCCACCTGGAGTGTCCCCGGTTCCGCCGGCTGCTGTCGGCCGCCGTGTCCTCCCGACGCGAGGAGGCTCGAGCGACATCAGCTGTGGGCTCGCGTCGGCATGGAGGTGCGCCCGGCAAGCGCGTGGCTCCCAGGCGCCGTCCGCTGAGGTGA